The Edaphobacter sp. 12200R-103 genome contains a region encoding:
- the pnp gene encoding polyribonucleotide nucleotidyltransferase — protein MKQEVIVELAGGKQIKFETGRMAKQASGAALTSSGDNVVLATAVASPEPKEGIDFFPLTVEYREFTYAGGRIPGGFIKREGRPSEKEILTSRQIDRPIRPLFPEGFRNETQVVAFVYSADRENDPDVLGINGASCALALSDIPFHGPVGAVRIGIVDDQFIVNPTYAEREKSRLNIMVVGTKDGIVMIESGAREITEDRVVDAIEFAHGEIKKICAAIEDLVARAGKQKRLVSAPVIDTEYLSSLKSKIGARLADALDTKKHPKAESYAKVKALKDELKAEIPADDTESAKKLSKYYELLRENIFREQVLNDRIRPDHRAFDEIRQISIEVGVLPRVHGSSLFTRGETQALVSATLGTPDDAQRLESYEGEIKKRFMLHYNFPPFSVGEVGRMTGVGRREIGHGALASRAIEAVLPGEDESPYTLRVVSDILESNGSSSMATVCGASLSLMQAGIALKGSVAGVAMGLVMEGDKYAILSDIAGAEDHYGDMDFKVAGTRNGITALQMDIKIMGITPQIMREALEQARRGRIFLLDKMDAVIAGANQEKSKFAPRIHTMQIPTDKIRDLIGPGGKVIRGIIDATGVKIDVDDTGRVNVASTDAEGLERAIQMINDLTAVPEVGKTYLGKVVRIAEFGAFVEIFPGTDGLLHVSEIAEHRVKDVKDELREGDQILVKVLAIEGNRIKLSRKAVLREQRAKLGLPDPVAQAPDGDGRQRPAQQAQLPDQEGAEDEEDFEEGDEEGEEEPNFNRAEGAPQGSSPKPAGQRRPGRRRRGGRRGGSGGGSPQGGGNQ, from the coding sequence ATGAAGCAAGAGGTAATAGTAGAGCTTGCAGGTGGCAAGCAGATCAAGTTCGAGACGGGGCGCATGGCCAAGCAGGCCTCCGGCGCAGCCCTGACTTCGAGCGGAGACAACGTCGTCCTGGCGACCGCCGTCGCTTCTCCAGAGCCAAAGGAAGGCATCGACTTCTTCCCGCTGACGGTGGAGTATCGCGAATTTACCTATGCCGGTGGACGCATACCCGGCGGCTTCATCAAGCGTGAGGGACGGCCGAGCGAGAAGGAGATTCTTACCAGCCGTCAGATCGACCGCCCGATCCGTCCGCTGTTTCCCGAGGGCTTCCGTAATGAGACCCAGGTGGTTGCGTTTGTCTATTCGGCTGACCGCGAAAACGATCCCGATGTCCTGGGGATCAACGGCGCAAGCTGCGCCCTGGCCCTGAGCGACATTCCCTTTCACGGGCCGGTAGGAGCTGTTCGCATCGGTATCGTCGACGATCAGTTCATCGTGAATCCGACGTATGCGGAGCGCGAGAAGAGCAGGCTGAACATCATGGTCGTCGGTACGAAGGACGGCATCGTGATGATCGAGTCCGGAGCGCGCGAGATTACGGAAGACCGTGTCGTAGATGCGATCGAGTTTGCCCACGGCGAGATCAAGAAGATCTGCGCTGCGATCGAGGATCTGGTAGCGAGGGCAGGGAAGCAGAAGCGCCTGGTTAGCGCACCGGTGATCGATACCGAGTACCTGAGCTCTCTGAAGTCGAAGATCGGCGCCCGGCTGGCGGACGCGCTGGATACGAAGAAGCATCCCAAGGCCGAGAGTTATGCCAAGGTGAAGGCGCTTAAGGATGAACTGAAGGCCGAAATTCCAGCCGACGATACTGAGTCCGCAAAGAAGCTGAGCAAGTATTATGAGCTGTTGCGCGAGAACATCTTCCGCGAACAGGTTTTGAACGATCGCATTCGCCCGGATCACCGCGCCTTCGACGAGATTCGCCAGATCTCCATCGAGGTAGGAGTCCTGCCTCGCGTGCACGGCTCCTCTCTGTTCACCCGCGGGGAGACCCAGGCGCTGGTTTCGGCGACCCTGGGAACGCCGGACGATGCTCAGCGACTGGAGAGCTACGAAGGCGAGATCAAGAAGCGCTTTATGCTCCACTACAACTTCCCGCCCTTCTCAGTGGGCGAAGTTGGCCGCATGACCGGGGTTGGCCGGCGAGAGATCGGTCATGGTGCGCTTGCTTCGCGAGCCATTGAGGCCGTTCTTCCCGGGGAAGATGAGTCGCCATACACCCTGCGCGTAGTCTCGGACATTCTGGAATCGAACGGATCGTCGTCGATGGCTACGGTCTGTGGTGCGTCCCTGTCGCTGATGCAAGCTGGCATCGCGTTGAAGGGTTCTGTCGCCGGCGTGGCGATGGGTCTGGTGATGGAAGGCGATAAGTATGCCATCCTGTCCGACATCGCGGGCGCGGAAGACCACTACGGCGACATGGACTTCAAGGTTGCCGGAACGCGGAATGGCATCACTGCCCTGCAGATGGACATCAAGATCATGGGAATTACGCCGCAGATTATGCGTGAGGCCCTTGAACAGGCACGTCGCGGACGGATTTTTCTGCTGGACAAGATGGATGCCGTGATTGCCGGGGCGAACCAGGAGAAATCGAAGTTTGCTCCCCGCATCCACACGATGCAGATTCCTACCGACAAGATTCGCGATCTGATCGGACCCGGCGGCAAGGTCATTCGCGGGATTATCGATGCGACCGGCGTCAAGATCGATGTCGATGATACAGGCCGGGTGAACGTAGCCTCGACCGATGCAGAGGGACTGGAGCGCGCGATTCAGATGATCAACGATCTGACGGCCGTTCCTGAGGTCGGTAAGACCTACCTGGGTAAGGTTGTCCGTATCGCAGAGTTCGGCGCCTTTGTCGAGATCTTCCCCGGAACAGACGGTCTGCTGCATGTCTCCGAGATTGCAGAGCATCGCGTCAAGGATGTAAAAGACGAGCTTCGCGAGGGCGATCAGATCCTGGTGAAGGTATTGGCGATCGAAGGCAATCGGATCAAGCTTTCACGCAAGGCCGTTCTGCGGGAACAGCGCGCCAAGCTGGGATTGCCGGACCCGGTCGCGCAGGCTCCTGATGGTGACGGACGTCAGCGTCCTGCTCAGCAGGCACAACTGCCGGACCAGGAGGGAGCCGAAGACGAAGAAGACTTCGAGGAAGGCGATGAAGAGGGCGAAGAAGAGCCCAACTTCAACCGTGCTGAAGGCGCGCCCCAGGGAAGCTCTCCCAAGCCTGCAGGACAGCGCCGTCCCGGTCGCCGCCGCCGCGGAGGTCGCCGTGGTGGTAGCGGTGGCGGATCGCCACAGGGCGGTGGAAACCAGTAG
- the rpsO gene encoding 30S ribosomal protein S15, which produces MLAPAKKTELIAKFRTHDSDTGSPEVQIAILSERIGELTEHFKTHKKDHGSRRGLLMLVSKRRRLLDYLKKCDADRYREVIGKLGIRK; this is translated from the coding sequence GTGCTAGCCCCCGCCAAGAAGACAGAACTTATTGCGAAGTTTCGCACCCACGACTCCGACACGGGAAGTCCCGAAGTTCAGATTGCGATTTTGAGTGAACGCATTGGAGAACTGACGGAGCACTTCAAGACGCACAAGAAGGACCACGGATCGCGTCGCGGACTGCTGATGCTCGTAAGCAAGCGCCGTCGTCTGCTGGACTATCTGAAGAAGTGCGATGCAGACCGCTACCGTGAAGTGATCGGCAAGCTGGGTATCCGCAAGTAA
- a CDS encoding DinB family protein: MHPTLRKLHDDLCSTITGLSPSALQARPLTRPSSWSILQIAQHLLLTYESTTASIQERVRKGGSTPPSATAKQRIGRFFVLQLGWTPGRREAPADVRPEAFLLTSLTDDHLLSEISTALNTMDSVLADAEKHFGSFRCQAHFALGPMSIADWRRFHLNHSRHHIRQILKIRRMHNN; this comes from the coding sequence ATGCACCCCACCCTTCGCAAACTGCACGACGACCTGTGTTCAACCATCACGGGACTCTCTCCGTCCGCGCTTCAGGCAAGGCCGCTTACTCGTCCGTCGTCCTGGAGCATCCTTCAGATCGCGCAGCATCTTCTCCTCACCTACGAATCGACTACGGCGTCAATCCAGGAGAGAGTGCGAAAAGGCGGCTCCACCCCACCCTCGGCAACTGCAAAGCAGCGAATCGGCCGATTCTTCGTCCTTCAACTTGGCTGGACCCCCGGCAGACGCGAAGCTCCCGCCGATGTGAGGCCGGAAGCCTTCTTGCTGACCTCACTCACGGACGACCATCTCCTCTCGGAGATATCCACAGCTCTTAACACAATGGATTCCGTCCTCGCCGACGCAGAGAAGCACTTTGGCTCTTTTCGCTGCCAGGCTCACTTCGCTCTCGGACCGATGAGCATCGCGGACTGGCGACGTTTCCATCTCAATCACAGCAGGCACCACATCCGGCAGATCCTTAAAATTCGGCGCATGCACAACAACTAA